In one Molothrus ater isolate BHLD 08-10-18 breed brown headed cowbird chromosome 6, BPBGC_Mater_1.1, whole genome shotgun sequence genomic region, the following are encoded:
- the OSBP gene encoding oxysterol-binding protein 1 isoform X1, whose product MAELRAAGAGPGPAAPPGPAALPAAPGAPPALPSPAANVGAAPAPTAAPAAPTTSAGGGAGAGGGGAGPGSAREGWLFKWTNYIKGYQRRWFVLSNGLLSYYRSKAEMGHTCRGTINLATANISVEDSCNFIISNGGAQTYHLKASSEVERQRWVTALELAKAKAVKMLEESDDSGDESVSQTDKTELQNTLRILSSKVEDLSTCNDLIAKHGTALQRSLSELEALRLPPESTDKIKQVNERATLFRITSNAMINACRDFMLLAQTHGKKWQKSLQQERDQRIRLEETLEQLAKQHNHLERAFRGATVLPASTPGTAGSGKDLCCPAKGDLSDEDDDNNEFFDAPEIFPMPDVMGHKRTGSNISGTSSDISLDEQYKHQVEDTKKEKRTRIPYKPNYSLNLWSIMKNCIGKELSKIPMPVNFNEPLSMLQRLTEDLEYHELLDRAARCESSLEQLCYVAAFTVSSYSTTVFRTSKPFNPLLGETFELDRLEENGYRSLCEQVSHHPPAAAHHADSKNGWTLRQEIKITSKFRGKYLSIMPLGTIHCVFHSSGNHYTWKKVTTTVHNIIVGKLWIDQSGEIEIVNHKTGDKCILKFVPYSYFSRDVARKVTGEVMDPSGKVHFALLGTWDEKMDCYKVQLGTGENGAEARPRAHEAEDSRVLLWKRNPLPKYAENMYYFSELALTLNAPESGTAPTDSRWRPDQRLMENGRWDEANAEKQRLEEKQRLSRKRREAEAARATEDGKARLSDRGVPHGCPPPGPHPTVSPPSPGTPYDPYKPLWFERKKDPVTQELAHVYKGGYWESKEKQDWSLCPDIF is encoded by the exons atgGCGGAGCTGCgtgcggcgggcgcggggcccggcccggccgcgccccCCGGGcccgcggcgctgcccgcggccccCGGCGcacccccggccctgccctcaCCGGCTGCGAACGTCGGGGCGGCGCCCGCACCGACGGCAGCGCCGGCGGCACCGACAACGTCGGCGGGCGGCGGAGccggcgcgggcggcggcggggccggtcCCGGCTCGGCCCGCGAGGGTTGGCTCTTCAAATGGACCAACTACATCAAGGGATACCAGCGCCGCTGGTTCGTGCTCAGCAATGGGCTGCTCAGCTACTACCG ATCCAAGGCGGAGATGGGCCACACGTGCCGCGGCACCATCAACTTGGCCACGGCCAACATCAGCGTGGAGGATTCCTGCAATTTCATCATCTCCAACGGCGGAGCCCAGACCTACCACCTCAAGGCCAGCTCTGAGGTGGAGCGGCAGCGCTGGGTCACCGCCCTCGAGCTCGCCAAGGCCAAGGCTGTCAAGATGCTGGAGGAGTCAG ACGACTCCGGTGACGAGTCGGTGTCGCAGACGGACAAGACGGAGCTGCAGAACACCCTGCGGATTTTATCCAGCAAGGTCGAGGACCTGAGCACCTGCAACGACCTGATTGCCAAGCACGGCACGGCCCTGCAGCGCTCCCTCAGCGAGCTCGAGGCCCTGCGGCTCCCCCCGGAGAGCACGGACAAGATCAAGCAGGTCAACGAGCGGGCCACGCTCTTCCGCATCACCTCCAACGCCATGATCAAC GCCTGCCGGGATTTCATGCTCCTGGCACAAACTCACGGGAAGAAGTGGCAGAAGTCACTACAGCAGGAGCGGGATCAGCGGATCCGGCTGGAGGAGACGCTGGAGCAGCTGGCCAAGCAGCACAACCACCTGGAAAGGGCTTTCCGGGGGGCCACGGTGCTCCCCGCCAGCACGCCCggcactgcaggctctggcaaag atctgtgctgccctgccaaAGGCGACCTGAGTGACGAGGACGATGACAACAACGAGTTCTTTGATGCCCCGGAGATCTTCCCCATGCCCGACGTCATGGGCCACAA GAGAACTGGGAGCAACATCAGCGGCACCAGCAGTGACATCAGCCTGGACGAGCAG TACAAGCACCAGGTTGAGGACaccaagaaggaaaagagaaccCGCATTCCCTACAAACCCAACTACAGCCTCAACCTCTGGAGCATCATGAAGAACTGCATTGGGAAGGAGCTGTCCAAGATTCCCATGCCA GTGAATTTCAACGAGCCGCTGTCCATGCTGCAGCGGCTGACGGAGGACCTGGAATACCACGAGCTGCTGGATCGGGCGGCGCGGTGCGAgagctccctggagcagctgtgctaCGTGGCTGCTTTCACCGTGTCCTCCTACTCCACCACCGTCTTCCGCACCAGCAAACCCTTCAACCCGCTCCTGGGGGAGACCTTTGAGCTGGATCGCCTGGAGGAGAACGGATACCGCTCCCTCTGCGAGCAG GTGAGCCACcacccaccagctgctgcccaccacGCCGACTCCAAGAACGGCTGGACGCTGCGCCAGGAAATCAAAATCACCAGCAAATTCCGAGGGAAATACCTCTCCATCATGCCTCTGG GTACCATCCACTGCGTCTTCCACTCCTCCGGCAACCACTACACGTGGAAAAAGGTGACAACCACCGTGCACAACATCATCGTGGGGAAGCTCTGGATAGACCAG TCAGGTGAGATCGAGATCGTCAACCACAAGACAGGGGACAAGTGCATCCTCAAGTTTGTCCCTTACAGCTACTTCTCCCGGGATGTGGCGAGGAAG GTGACCGGGGAGGTGATGGACCCCTCGGGAAAGGTGCATTTTGCCCTGCTGGGCACGTGGGACGAGAAGATGGATTGCTACAAGGTCCAGCTGGGAACAGGGGAAAACGGAGCCGAGGCACGGCCACGAGCCCACGAGGCTGAGGACAGCCGGGTGCTGCTGTGGAAGCGGAACCCGCTGCC GAAGTATGCAGAGAACATGTACTACTTCTCGGAGCTGGCGCTGACCCTGAACGCGCCGGAGAGCGGGACGGCCCCCACGGACAGCCGGTGGCGCCCGGACCAGCGCCTCATGGAGAACGGGAGGTGGGACGAGGCCAACGCCGAGAAGCAGCggctggaggagaagcagcGGCTCTCCCGCAAGCGCCGCGAGGCCGAGGCCGCCCGCGCCACTGAGGACGGTAAGGCACGGCTGTCAGACAGGGGTGTCCCCCATGGATGTCCCCCCCCAGGCCCTCACCCCACTGTgtctcccccttccccagggacaCCCTACGATCCCTACAAACCGCTGTGGTTCGAGCGGAAGAAGGACCCGGTGACGCAGGAGCTGGCACATGTCTACAAGGGGGGCTACTGGGAGAGCAAGGAGAAGCAGGACTGGAGCTTGTGCCCGGATATTTTCTGA
- the OSBP gene encoding oxysterol-binding protein 1 isoform X2, which yields MGHTCRGTINLATANISVEDSCNFIISNGGAQTYHLKASSEVERQRWVTALELAKAKAVKMLEESDDSGDESVSQTDKTELQNTLRILSSKVEDLSTCNDLIAKHGTALQRSLSELEALRLPPESTDKIKQVNERATLFRITSNAMINACRDFMLLAQTHGKKWQKSLQQERDQRIRLEETLEQLAKQHNHLERAFRGATVLPASTPGTAGSGKDLCCPAKGDLSDEDDDNNEFFDAPEIFPMPDVMGHKRTGSNISGTSSDISLDEQYKHQVEDTKKEKRTRIPYKPNYSLNLWSIMKNCIGKELSKIPMPVNFNEPLSMLQRLTEDLEYHELLDRAARCESSLEQLCYVAAFTVSSYSTTVFRTSKPFNPLLGETFELDRLEENGYRSLCEQVSHHPPAAAHHADSKNGWTLRQEIKITSKFRGKYLSIMPLGTIHCVFHSSGNHYTWKKVTTTVHNIIVGKLWIDQSGEIEIVNHKTGDKCILKFVPYSYFSRDVARKVTGEVMDPSGKVHFALLGTWDEKMDCYKVQLGTGENGAEARPRAHEAEDSRVLLWKRNPLPKYAENMYYFSELALTLNAPESGTAPTDSRWRPDQRLMENGRWDEANAEKQRLEEKQRLSRKRREAEAARATEDGTPYDPYKPLWFERKKDPVTQELAHVYKGGYWESKEKQDWSLCPDIF from the exons ATGGGCCACACGTGCCGCGGCACCATCAACTTGGCCACGGCCAACATCAGCGTGGAGGATTCCTGCAATTTCATCATCTCCAACGGCGGAGCCCAGACCTACCACCTCAAGGCCAGCTCTGAGGTGGAGCGGCAGCGCTGGGTCACCGCCCTCGAGCTCGCCAAGGCCAAGGCTGTCAAGATGCTGGAGGAGTCAG ACGACTCCGGTGACGAGTCGGTGTCGCAGACGGACAAGACGGAGCTGCAGAACACCCTGCGGATTTTATCCAGCAAGGTCGAGGACCTGAGCACCTGCAACGACCTGATTGCCAAGCACGGCACGGCCCTGCAGCGCTCCCTCAGCGAGCTCGAGGCCCTGCGGCTCCCCCCGGAGAGCACGGACAAGATCAAGCAGGTCAACGAGCGGGCCACGCTCTTCCGCATCACCTCCAACGCCATGATCAAC GCCTGCCGGGATTTCATGCTCCTGGCACAAACTCACGGGAAGAAGTGGCAGAAGTCACTACAGCAGGAGCGGGATCAGCGGATCCGGCTGGAGGAGACGCTGGAGCAGCTGGCCAAGCAGCACAACCACCTGGAAAGGGCTTTCCGGGGGGCCACGGTGCTCCCCGCCAGCACGCCCggcactgcaggctctggcaaag atctgtgctgccctgccaaAGGCGACCTGAGTGACGAGGACGATGACAACAACGAGTTCTTTGATGCCCCGGAGATCTTCCCCATGCCCGACGTCATGGGCCACAA GAGAACTGGGAGCAACATCAGCGGCACCAGCAGTGACATCAGCCTGGACGAGCAG TACAAGCACCAGGTTGAGGACaccaagaaggaaaagagaaccCGCATTCCCTACAAACCCAACTACAGCCTCAACCTCTGGAGCATCATGAAGAACTGCATTGGGAAGGAGCTGTCCAAGATTCCCATGCCA GTGAATTTCAACGAGCCGCTGTCCATGCTGCAGCGGCTGACGGAGGACCTGGAATACCACGAGCTGCTGGATCGGGCGGCGCGGTGCGAgagctccctggagcagctgtgctaCGTGGCTGCTTTCACCGTGTCCTCCTACTCCACCACCGTCTTCCGCACCAGCAAACCCTTCAACCCGCTCCTGGGGGAGACCTTTGAGCTGGATCGCCTGGAGGAGAACGGATACCGCTCCCTCTGCGAGCAG GTGAGCCACcacccaccagctgctgcccaccacGCCGACTCCAAGAACGGCTGGACGCTGCGCCAGGAAATCAAAATCACCAGCAAATTCCGAGGGAAATACCTCTCCATCATGCCTCTGG GTACCATCCACTGCGTCTTCCACTCCTCCGGCAACCACTACACGTGGAAAAAGGTGACAACCACCGTGCACAACATCATCGTGGGGAAGCTCTGGATAGACCAG TCAGGTGAGATCGAGATCGTCAACCACAAGACAGGGGACAAGTGCATCCTCAAGTTTGTCCCTTACAGCTACTTCTCCCGGGATGTGGCGAGGAAG GTGACCGGGGAGGTGATGGACCCCTCGGGAAAGGTGCATTTTGCCCTGCTGGGCACGTGGGACGAGAAGATGGATTGCTACAAGGTCCAGCTGGGAACAGGGGAAAACGGAGCCGAGGCACGGCCACGAGCCCACGAGGCTGAGGACAGCCGGGTGCTGCTGTGGAAGCGGAACCCGCTGCC GAAGTATGCAGAGAACATGTACTACTTCTCGGAGCTGGCGCTGACCCTGAACGCGCCGGAGAGCGGGACGGCCCCCACGGACAGCCGGTGGCGCCCGGACCAGCGCCTCATGGAGAACGGGAGGTGGGACGAGGCCAACGCCGAGAAGCAGCggctggaggagaagcagcGGCTCTCCCGCAAGCGCCGCGAGGCCGAGGCCGCCCGCGCCACTGAGGACG ggacaCCCTACGATCCCTACAAACCGCTGTGGTTCGAGCGGAAGAAGGACCCGGTGACGCAGGAGCTGGCACATGTCTACAAGGGGGGCTACTGGGAGAGCAAGGAGAAGCAGGACTGGAGCTTGTGCCCGGATATTTTCTGA
- the PATL1 gene encoding protein PAT1 homolog 1 isoform X1 produces the protein MFRYPSLEDCPLDEDEDAFQALGEEDEDIDQFNDDTFGAGAVDDDWQEAHERLAELEDKASSSREPDGPVGNDGDVLGDPEDALAERLTRLVIDSELEDPAIMQAVHTRDPPQQPGGLNSSIWDSSAMLRRIRGPLLAQEMPSVSVLDYALPQRPPQARDEERDPSERALPRRSSSPIIGSPPVRAIPIGTPPKQAAIPNFNQQILCPKPVHIRATMQQRYPTPYGERMSPNQLCNVPNSSLLGHPFPHSVSPVLTHLQRAQLLGGAQAGRMSPSQFARVSGLVGSPLPSVNPKLLQGRVGQMMSPAGGFRAFFGAPPAPPPSQLPHPPGPGSHLQNLRPQPQMFRPDTTHLHPQHRRLLHQRQQQNRNQHRSLNGSGGDRGGHRSSHQEQIRKDPYANLMLQREKDWVSKIQMMQLQSTDPYLDDYYYQNYFQKLEKLAAAEEVHGDGPKKERTKLITPQVAKLEHTYKPVQFEGSLGKLTVSSVNNPRKMIDAVVTSRSEDDETKEKQVRDKRRQTLVTIEKTYSLLLDVEDYERRYLLSLEGERPALMGERKQKICDMYDNLRGKAPGQDRPSDDHFMQIMCIRKGKRLVARILPFLAPEQAADVLMATARNLPFLIKKDAQDEVLPCLLRPFSHVLYHLPLGTVTSLVQQLTNLPQSAAAPTNLHLTAVLQNKFGLSLLYLVLSRGEELQSSDTNTELMQDNQWTELMLMATRELLRIPQGALAKPVSIPSNLISLFSRYVDQQKLNLLETKLHLVQGIR, from the exons ATGTTCCGGTACCCG TCCCTGGAGGACTGCCCGCTGGACGAGGATGAAGATGCCTTCCAGGCCCTGGGGGAGGAGGATGAAGACATCGACCAGTTCAACGATGACACCTTCGGGGCCGGTGCCGTCG ATGATGACTGGCAGGAGGCCCACGAGCGGCTGGCGGAGCTGGAGGACAAGGCCAGCTCAAGCCGGGAGCCGGATGGTCCCGTTGGGAATGACGGGGACGTCCTGGGCGATCCCGAGGACGCGCTGGCCGAGCGGCTGACGCGCCTCGTCATCGACAGCGAGCTGGAGGACCCGGCCATCATGCAGGCCGTGCACACCAGGGATCCCCCGCAG cagcctggagggcTGAATTCCAGCATCTGGGACAGCTCAGCCATGCTGCGGCGCATCCGGGGGCCGCTCCTCGCTCAG GAGATGCCGTCGGTGTCCGTGCTGGATTATGCCCTGCCCCAGAGGCCTCCGCAGGCTCGGGATGAGGAGCGGGATCCATCGGAGCGGGCGCTGCCCCGGCGCTCCTCCTCCCCCATCATCGGGAGCCCCCCGGTCCGGGCCATTCCCATCGGCACCCCACCCAAACAGGCCGCCATCCCAAACTTCAACCAGCAG ATCCTGTGTCCCAAGCCTGTCCACATCCGAGCTACCATGCAGCAGCGTTATCCCACTCCCTATGGAGAGAGGATGTCCCCCAACCAGCTCTGCAATGTTCCG AATTCCTCCCTCCTGGGCCACCCGTTCCCCCACAGCGTCTCTCCCGTCCTCACAcacctgcagagagcccagctgctcGGAGGAGCCCAG GCCGGCCGAATGTCCCCCAGCCAGTTTGCCCGTGTGTCGGGGCTGGTGGGGAGCCCGCTGCCCTCGGTGAACCccaagctgctccagggcagagTTGGGCAGATGATGTCCCCGGCCGGAGGGTTCCGTGCCTTTTTCggggctccccccgccccgcccccctCGCAGCTGCCGCACCCTCCGGGCCCCGGATCCCACCTGCAGAACCTGAG GCCACAGCCCCAGATGTTCCGGCCAGACACGACCCACCTGCACCCGCAGCACCGCCGGCTCCTGCaccagcggcagcagcagaaccGCAA CCAGCACCGGAGCCTCAACGGCTCTGGGGGGGACCGAGGGGGCCACCGGAGCAGCCATCAGGAGCAGATCCGTAAGGATCCCTACGCCAACCTCATGCTGCAGCGGGAAAAGGACTGGGTGTCCAAGATCCAGAtgatgcagctgcagagcactgatCCCTACCTGGATGATTATTATTATCAG AATTACTTCCAGAAGCTGGAGAAGTTGGCAGCAGCCGAGGAAGTGCACGGTGACGGTCCCAAGAAGGAGCGCACTAAACTCATCACCCCTCAGGTGGCCAAGCTGGAGCACACCTACAAGCCAG tGCAGTTTGAGGGCTCGCTGGGAAAGCTCACCGTCTCCAGTGTCAACAACCCCCGGAAGATGATTGACGCCGTGGTGACGTCCCGCAGTGAGGATGAT GAGACGAAGGAGAAGCAGGTTCGGGATAAGAGGCGACAGACTCTCGTCACCATTGAGAAG ACGTACAGCCTCCTCCTGGACGTGGAGGACTACGAGCGCCGCTACCTCCTGAGCCTGGAAGGGGAGCGGCCAGCCCTGATGGGAGAGAGGAAGCAGAAGATATGTGACATGTATGACAATCTGAGGGGGAAGGCACCTGGGCAGGACAG gccgAGCGATGACCACTTCATGCAGATCATGTGCATCCGGAAAGGAAAGCGCCTGGTGGCCCGGATCCTGCCCTTCCTGGCTCCGGAGCAAGCAGCCGATGTGCTCATGGCCACGGCCAGGAACCTGCCCTTCCTCATCAAGAAGGATGCTCAGGATGAG GTGCTTCCCTGCCTCTTGAGGCCCTTTTCCCATGTCCTCTACCACCTTCCCTTGGGAACAGTCACCAGCCTTGTGCAGCAGCTCACGAACCTACCTCAGAGCGCCGCCGCTCCCACCAACCTGCAcctcactgctgtgctccaAAACAAG TTTGGTCTGTCCCTGCTGTACCTGGTCCTGAGCCGAGGGGAGGAATTGCAGAGCTCGGACACGAACACAGAGCTGATGCAGGACAACCAATG GACGGAGCTGATGCTGATGGCAACCCGGGAGCTGCTGCGGATCCCTCAGGGAGCCTTGGCAAAGCCCGTGTCCATCCCCTCCAACCTGATCTCCCTCTTCTCCCGCTACGTTGACCAGCAGAAGCTGAACCTGCTGGAGACAAAATTGCA CTTAGTGCAGGGGATCCGGTAG
- the PATL1 gene encoding protein PAT1 homolog 1 isoform X2 → MFRYPSLEDCPLDEDEDAFQALGEEDEDIDQFNDDTFGAGAVDDDWQEAHERLAELEDKASSSREPDGPVGNDGDVLGDPEDALAERLTRLVIDSELEDPAIMQAVHTRDPPQPGGLNSSIWDSSAMLRRIRGPLLAQEMPSVSVLDYALPQRPPQARDEERDPSERALPRRSSSPIIGSPPVRAIPIGTPPKQAAIPNFNQQILCPKPVHIRATMQQRYPTPYGERMSPNQLCNVPNSSLLGHPFPHSVSPVLTHLQRAQLLGGAQAGRMSPSQFARVSGLVGSPLPSVNPKLLQGRVGQMMSPAGGFRAFFGAPPAPPPSQLPHPPGPGSHLQNLRPQPQMFRPDTTHLHPQHRRLLHQRQQQNRNQHRSLNGSGGDRGGHRSSHQEQIRKDPYANLMLQREKDWVSKIQMMQLQSTDPYLDDYYYQNYFQKLEKLAAAEEVHGDGPKKERTKLITPQVAKLEHTYKPVQFEGSLGKLTVSSVNNPRKMIDAVVTSRSEDDETKEKQVRDKRRQTLVTIEKTYSLLLDVEDYERRYLLSLEGERPALMGERKQKICDMYDNLRGKAPGQDRPSDDHFMQIMCIRKGKRLVARILPFLAPEQAADVLMATARNLPFLIKKDAQDEVLPCLLRPFSHVLYHLPLGTVTSLVQQLTNLPQSAAAPTNLHLTAVLQNKFGLSLLYLVLSRGEELQSSDTNTELMQDNQWTELMLMATRELLRIPQGALAKPVSIPSNLISLFSRYVDQQKLNLLETKLHLVQGIR, encoded by the exons ATGTTCCGGTACCCG TCCCTGGAGGACTGCCCGCTGGACGAGGATGAAGATGCCTTCCAGGCCCTGGGGGAGGAGGATGAAGACATCGACCAGTTCAACGATGACACCTTCGGGGCCGGTGCCGTCG ATGATGACTGGCAGGAGGCCCACGAGCGGCTGGCGGAGCTGGAGGACAAGGCCAGCTCAAGCCGGGAGCCGGATGGTCCCGTTGGGAATGACGGGGACGTCCTGGGCGATCCCGAGGACGCGCTGGCCGAGCGGCTGACGCGCCTCGTCATCGACAGCGAGCTGGAGGACCCGGCCATCATGCAGGCCGTGCACACCAGGGATCCCCCGCAG cctggagggcTGAATTCCAGCATCTGGGACAGCTCAGCCATGCTGCGGCGCATCCGGGGGCCGCTCCTCGCTCAG GAGATGCCGTCGGTGTCCGTGCTGGATTATGCCCTGCCCCAGAGGCCTCCGCAGGCTCGGGATGAGGAGCGGGATCCATCGGAGCGGGCGCTGCCCCGGCGCTCCTCCTCCCCCATCATCGGGAGCCCCCCGGTCCGGGCCATTCCCATCGGCACCCCACCCAAACAGGCCGCCATCCCAAACTTCAACCAGCAG ATCCTGTGTCCCAAGCCTGTCCACATCCGAGCTACCATGCAGCAGCGTTATCCCACTCCCTATGGAGAGAGGATGTCCCCCAACCAGCTCTGCAATGTTCCG AATTCCTCCCTCCTGGGCCACCCGTTCCCCCACAGCGTCTCTCCCGTCCTCACAcacctgcagagagcccagctgctcGGAGGAGCCCAG GCCGGCCGAATGTCCCCCAGCCAGTTTGCCCGTGTGTCGGGGCTGGTGGGGAGCCCGCTGCCCTCGGTGAACCccaagctgctccagggcagagTTGGGCAGATGATGTCCCCGGCCGGAGGGTTCCGTGCCTTTTTCggggctccccccgccccgcccccctCGCAGCTGCCGCACCCTCCGGGCCCCGGATCCCACCTGCAGAACCTGAG GCCACAGCCCCAGATGTTCCGGCCAGACACGACCCACCTGCACCCGCAGCACCGCCGGCTCCTGCaccagcggcagcagcagaaccGCAA CCAGCACCGGAGCCTCAACGGCTCTGGGGGGGACCGAGGGGGCCACCGGAGCAGCCATCAGGAGCAGATCCGTAAGGATCCCTACGCCAACCTCATGCTGCAGCGGGAAAAGGACTGGGTGTCCAAGATCCAGAtgatgcagctgcagagcactgatCCCTACCTGGATGATTATTATTATCAG AATTACTTCCAGAAGCTGGAGAAGTTGGCAGCAGCCGAGGAAGTGCACGGTGACGGTCCCAAGAAGGAGCGCACTAAACTCATCACCCCTCAGGTGGCCAAGCTGGAGCACACCTACAAGCCAG tGCAGTTTGAGGGCTCGCTGGGAAAGCTCACCGTCTCCAGTGTCAACAACCCCCGGAAGATGATTGACGCCGTGGTGACGTCCCGCAGTGAGGATGAT GAGACGAAGGAGAAGCAGGTTCGGGATAAGAGGCGACAGACTCTCGTCACCATTGAGAAG ACGTACAGCCTCCTCCTGGACGTGGAGGACTACGAGCGCCGCTACCTCCTGAGCCTGGAAGGGGAGCGGCCAGCCCTGATGGGAGAGAGGAAGCAGAAGATATGTGACATGTATGACAATCTGAGGGGGAAGGCACCTGGGCAGGACAG gccgAGCGATGACCACTTCATGCAGATCATGTGCATCCGGAAAGGAAAGCGCCTGGTGGCCCGGATCCTGCCCTTCCTGGCTCCGGAGCAAGCAGCCGATGTGCTCATGGCCACGGCCAGGAACCTGCCCTTCCTCATCAAGAAGGATGCTCAGGATGAG GTGCTTCCCTGCCTCTTGAGGCCCTTTTCCCATGTCCTCTACCACCTTCCCTTGGGAACAGTCACCAGCCTTGTGCAGCAGCTCACGAACCTACCTCAGAGCGCCGCCGCTCCCACCAACCTGCAcctcactgctgtgctccaAAACAAG TTTGGTCTGTCCCTGCTGTACCTGGTCCTGAGCCGAGGGGAGGAATTGCAGAGCTCGGACACGAACACAGAGCTGATGCAGGACAACCAATG GACGGAGCTGATGCTGATGGCAACCCGGGAGCTGCTGCGGATCCCTCAGGGAGCCTTGGCAAAGCCCGTGTCCATCCCCTCCAACCTGATCTCCCTCTTCTCCCGCTACGTTGACCAGCAGAAGCTGAACCTGCTGGAGACAAAATTGCA CTTAGTGCAGGGGATCCGGTAG